One stretch of Flavobacterium sp. 9 DNA includes these proteins:
- the purE gene encoding 5-(carboxyamino)imidazole ribonucleotide mutase, whose amino-acid sequence MSKVAIIMGSISDMPVMQDAIDILKQFNIETEVDIVSAHRTPEKLFDFSKNAHTRGISVIIAGAGGAAHLPGMVASMSPLPVIGVPVKSSNSIDGWDSVLSILQMPGGVPVATVALNGAKNAGILAAQIIGSHDKKVLDTIIAYKEELKAAVNKAAEGLKK is encoded by the coding sequence ATGAGCAAAGTAGCCATCATAATGGGAAGTATCTCTGACATGCCAGTCATGCAAGATGCCATCGACATATTAAAACAATTCAATATCGAAACTGAAGTAGATATCGTTTCGGCACACAGAACGCCGGAAAAATTATTCGATTTCAGTAAAAACGCACATACTCGCGGAATTTCGGTAATTATTGCCGGAGCTGGAGGAGCGGCGCATTTACCAGGAATGGTTGCTTCGATGTCGCCACTTCCTGTAATTGGAGTTCCTGTAAAATCAAGCAATTCTATCGATGGTTGGGATTCGGTTTTATCGATTCTACAAATGCCGGGCGGAGTTCCTGTTGCAACTGTGGCGCTAAACGGCGCAAAAAATGCCGGAATTTTGGCAGCACAAATCATCGGAAGTCATGATAAAAAAGTACTTGACACGATTATTGCTTATAAAGAAGAATTGAAAGCTGCGGTTAATAAAGCAGCTGAAGGTTTGAAAAAATAA
- a CDS encoding M3 family metallopeptidase produces MNVLLSKFITKHNTAPFSQIKIEDYFPAFQEGITLAKAEIDAIVNNPEAPTFENTVVAMDFSGDILDRLSSVFFNLNSAETSDEMQKIAQEVSPLLSEYGNDITLNAALFAKIKTVYDQKETLNLNPEQTTLLDKKYKSFSRNGANLPEDKKEKLREIDKELSKLKLQFEENILAETNAFELHLTDEKDLAGLPEGTIEAARLLAKNQEKEGWIFTLDHPSYVPFLTYADNRELRKKMAIAFGARSFQNNEFDNQENVLKIAKLRFERANLLGYKTHSNFVLEERMAESPEKVFSFLNDLLAKAKPAAQKEFAELTAFAKELDGIEQLEKWDGAYYSEKLKQQLFNLDDEKLKPYFQLEKVLNGAFTVAKKLYGLTFTEVFDIDKYHEEVTTYEVTDSENNLISIFYADFFPRKGKRNGAWMTSFKHQSIKDGVNERPHISNVCNFTKPTETKPSLLTFNEVTTLFHEFGHGLHGMLANTTYPSLSGTSVFWDFVELPSQIMENWCYEPEALALFANHYETGEIIPIEYVQKIKESASFQEGLATLRQLSFGLLDMAWHGQDPTHITDLKTFETEQFANTQLYPDVKENAMSTAFSHIFQGGYSSGYYSYKWAEVLDADAFEYFQEKGIFNHEVATKFKDNVLSKGGTEHPMILYKRFRGQEPKPEALLKRAGLL; encoded by the coding sequence ATGAACGTTTTACTTTCAAAATTTATAACTAAACATAATACCGCGCCTTTTTCGCAAATTAAAATCGAAGATTATTTTCCAGCTTTTCAAGAAGGAATTACTTTGGCTAAAGCCGAAATTGATGCGATCGTAAACAATCCAGAAGCGCCAACTTTTGAAAATACTGTTGTTGCAATGGATTTTTCAGGAGATATTTTAGATCGTCTTTCCAGTGTTTTCTTCAATTTGAATTCGGCTGAAACAAGTGACGAAATGCAAAAAATCGCTCAGGAAGTTTCGCCTTTATTATCTGAATACGGAAATGATATTACATTGAACGCAGCTTTATTTGCTAAAATAAAAACGGTTTACGATCAAAAAGAAACATTAAATCTAAATCCGGAGCAAACTACACTTTTAGATAAAAAGTACAAAAGTTTTTCTAGAAACGGAGCTAATCTACCTGAAGACAAAAAGGAAAAACTACGAGAAATCGACAAAGAATTATCGAAATTAAAATTACAATTTGAAGAGAATATTTTGGCAGAAACCAATGCCTTCGAATTGCATTTGACGGACGAGAAAGATTTAGCCGGATTACCGGAAGGAACTATTGAAGCAGCAAGATTATTGGCTAAAAATCAGGAAAAAGAAGGTTGGATTTTCACTTTAGATCATCCAAGTTATGTTCCGTTTTTGACGTATGCTGATAATCGCGAATTGCGTAAAAAAATGGCGATCGCTTTTGGAGCAAGATCATTTCAGAATAACGAATTCGACAATCAGGAAAATGTTTTAAAGATTGCCAAATTACGTTTCGAAAGAGCGAATTTATTAGGTTATAAAACTCACTCAAATTTTGTTTTGGAAGAAAGAATGGCCGAAAGTCCGGAGAAAGTTTTTTCTTTCCTGAATGATTTATTGGCTAAAGCAAAACCTGCTGCTCAAAAAGAATTTGCTGAATTGACGGCTTTTGCCAAAGAACTGGACGGAATCGAACAATTAGAAAAATGGGACGGCGCTTATTATTCTGAAAAATTAAAACAACAGCTTTTTAATTTAGACGATGAAAAACTGAAACCATATTTTCAATTAGAAAAAGTATTAAATGGAGCTTTTACAGTTGCCAAAAAACTATACGGATTAACATTTACAGAAGTTTTCGACATCGATAAATATCATGAAGAAGTTACAACATATGAAGTAACAGATTCAGAAAATAATTTAATTTCGATTTTCTATGCGGATTTCTTCCCAAGAAAAGGAAAAAGAAACGGCGCTTGGATGACTTCATTTAAACATCAATCTATAAAAGATGGCGTAAACGAAAGACCACATATTTCTAACGTTTGTAATTTTACAAAACCAACAGAAACAAAACCATCTTTATTGACTTTTAATGAAGTGACAACTTTATTCCACGAATTTGGTCATGGTTTACACGGAATGTTGGCGAACACAACTTATCCAAGTTTATCAGGAACATCTGTTTTCTGGGATTTTGTAGAATTACCAAGTCAGATTATGGAAAACTGGTGTTACGAGCCTGAAGCTTTGGCTTTGTTTGCGAATCACTACGAAACCGGAGAAATTATCCCGATTGAATATGTACAGAAAATCAAAGAAAGTGCAAGTTTTCAAGAAGGTTTGGCAACTTTACGTCAGTTAAGTTTTGGATTATTAGACATGGCTTGGCACGGACAAGATCCAACGCATATTACAGATCTAAAAACTTTCGAAACAGAACAATTTGCCAATACGCAATTGTATCCTGATGTAAAAGAAAATGCGATGAGTACAGCTTTTTCACATATTTTTCAAGGTGGATATTCTTCTGGATATTACAGCTATAAATGGGCTGAAGTATTAGACGCTGATGCTTTTGAATATTTCCAGGAAAAGGGAATTTTCAATCACGAAGTAGCAACAAAATTCAAAGATAATGTACTTTCAAAAGGAGGAACAGAACATCCGATGATTTTATACAAACGTTTTAGAGGTCAGGAACCAAAACCGGAAGCTTTATTAAAAAGAGCGGGACTTCTATAG
- a CDS encoding vancomycin high temperature exclusion protein: protein MKKYFKIALYLAIIGLISVISVNYYVKSTTKKHIYYSLKKFPKNDVGIIFGAGINGDQPSKYLKDRLDAGIQLYKANRINKILLSGDNGRDEHDELTVMKNYCFNHGVDTTKIFVDYAGFDTYSTMYRAKHIFKIKKATLISQEYHLNRAIYIGQKLGIKSVGYSANNGEYLGYKYVTFREYGSIFKSFFDVLRNREPRFLGTSIDINGVSNYSKEDKR from the coding sequence TTGAAAAAATATTTTAAAATCGCCCTTTACCTTGCAATTATTGGATTAATCTCAGTCATTTCTGTTAATTATTACGTGAAATCCACAACTAAAAAACACATCTATTACTCGCTTAAGAAATTTCCAAAAAATGATGTGGGAATTATTTTTGGTGCCGGAATCAACGGAGATCAACCCAGTAAATATTTAAAGGATCGCCTTGATGCGGGAATTCAATTATACAAAGCAAATCGAATCAATAAAATTTTACTTTCGGGAGATAATGGTCGTGACGAACATGACGAATTAACGGTAATGAAAAATTACTGTTTCAATCATGGAGTTGATACAACTAAGATATTTGTTGATTATGCCGGTTTTGATACATATTCTACAATGTATCGTGCAAAGCATATTTTCAAAATAAAAAAGGCGACTTTAATCTCTCAGGAATATCATTTAAACAGAGCGATTTATATTGGACAAAAATTGGGAATAAAATCGGTTGGATATTCTGCTAATAATGGAGAATATTTGGGATATAAATATGTTACTTTTAGAGAATATGGTTCTATTTTTAAATCCTTTTTTGATGTTTTAAGAAATCGAGAACCACGTTTTTTAGGAACTTCAATCGATATTAATGGTGTTTCAAATTATTCTAAAGAAGATAAACGATAA